The proteins below are encoded in one region of Candidatus Woesearchaeota archaeon:
- a CDS encoding aminopeptidase, with the protein MESKEVLSWLGKIGLINNTKEAIFCCENILKNCLYAQKGDNVLIIGDYGCENYNISSILSAAYHKSAQNLKLNPTIIMQSPKLRGEECDQKVVYALADLPKESIVIVNISGKLGNLRYLGNSFRKFNAGQKHKFSSSSNLGMINNLDYHKILNCLDLDYNDLERKSLKLKQLMDEGKKIQLKTIKGTDFQSSIYGKKALVNNALFKNSGEGGNIPAGEVYIAPRAKKKNFGTVIIDGSLATREGTYLLKEPVTLKIENSEVMSITGGKGAELLQRSINWADENSAYKWGNRRIGEIGIGINPKAEIMGVTVIDEKALGTAHIAVGSNAWFGGTIYSKIHLDQVFRDAKVYIDDEYIDIRKL; encoded by the coding sequence ATGGAATCAAAAGAAGTGCTATCTTGGTTGGGTAAAATTGGTTTAATCAATAATACAAAAGAAGCTATATTCTGCTGTGAAAATATTTTAAAAAATTGTTTGTATGCCCAAAAAGGAGATAATGTACTTATAATTGGAGATTATGGCTGTGAGAATTACAATATCTCGAGCATATTAAGCGCTGCCTATCATAAAAGTGCTCAAAATCTTAAATTAAATCCAACAATTATAATGCAAAGTCCTAAACTTAGAGGTGAAGAATGTGATCAAAAGGTAGTTTATGCATTAGCTGATTTGCCTAAAGAAAGCATTGTAATTGTAAACATTTCCGGAAAGTTAGGTAATTTAAGATATTTGGGTAATAGTTTTAGAAAGTTTAATGCAGGTCAAAAACATAAATTTTCATCATCATCAAATCTTGGCATGATAAATAATCTAGATTATCATAAAATTTTGAATTGTTTAGACTTGGATTATAATGACTTGGAAAGAAAAAGTTTAAAATTAAAACAATTGATGGATGAAGGGAAAAAGATTCAATTAAAAACAATAAAAGGCACAGATTTTCAATCAAGCATTTATGGAAAAAAAGCATTAGTAAATAATGCGTTATTTAAAAATTCTGGCGAAGGGGGCAATATCCCTGCAGGTGAGGTTTATATTGCACCAAGAGCAAAAAAAAAAAATTTTGGCACAGTTATTATCGACGGCTCTTTAGCAACGCGTGAAGGAACATACCTTCTAAAAGAACCAGTAACATTAAAAATTGAAAATAGTGAAGTAATGAGTATTACCGGTGGCAAAGGGGCAGAATTATTACAAAGATCTATTAATTGGGCAGATGAAAATTCGGCGTATAAGTGGGGCAATAGAAGAATTGGTGAAATAGGCATAGGCATTAATCCTAAAGCTGAAATAATGGGCGTTACTGTTATTGATGAAAAAGCGCTGGGAACTGCGCATATTGCCGTAGGCAGCAATGCGTGGTTTGGGGGCACAATATATTCCAAGATACACCTAGATCAAGTATTTAGAGATGCAAAAGTTTATATTGATGATGAATATATAGATATCAGAAAGTTATAA
- a CDS encoding small nuclear ribonucleoprotein (Enables 3` processing of polyadenylated mRNAs and tRNA precursors), whose amino-acid sequence METASRPLDALNKSRNKRVIVELKNNKQYIGNLKAFDIHINVVLEEAEERLNGELTRKLGTIFIRGDTITILSPE is encoded by the coding sequence ATGGAAACAGCATCAAGACCTTTAGACGCATTAAATAAATCAAGAAATAAAAGAGTAATTGTAGAATTAAAAAATAATAAGCAGTATATAGGTAACTTAAAAGCTTTTGACATACATATAAATGTCGTGTTAGAAGAAGCTGAAGAAAGACTTAATGGAGAATTAACACGAAAATTAGGTACAATCTTTATAAGGGGAGACACGATAACAATTCTTTCTCCAGAATAA
- a CDS encoding TatD family hydrolase, with protein sequence MYVDVHAHLDHFDSNDLRVIIENAKNAGLKAIITNGINPKTNRTALKLVKEYSIVKAALGLYPIDALKLKSEEIDAELKYIYGARDQIVAVGEVGLDYYWDQTKNKEQREIFSKVIKLCEKIRKPIIVHSRKAEVDVISMLESSSIKKVIMHCFGGRLSLTKQARDHGYYFSIPTNIVKSMHFQRIVEELPIGQILTETDSPYLGIVNGKGNEPANVVEGVNKIAEVKSLDAEECKKMIYQNYQKVF encoded by the coding sequence ATGTATGTAGATGTACATGCGCACTTGGATCATTTTGACAGTAATGATTTACGGGTTATAATTGAAAATGCAAAGAATGCCGGATTGAAAGCGATAATTACGAATGGGATTAATCCGAAAACTAATCGAACTGCATTAAAATTAGTAAAAGAATATTCTATTGTAAAAGCTGCTCTTGGTTTATATCCAATAGATGCATTAAAACTGAAATCTGAAGAGATTGACGCGGAATTAAAGTATATTTATGGAGCAAGAGACCAAATTGTAGCAGTTGGCGAAGTTGGTCTTGATTATTATTGGGATCAAACAAAGAATAAAGAACAACGCGAAATTTTTTCAAAAGTAATTAAATTGTGCGAGAAAATTAGGAAACCTATAATTGTACATTCACGGAAAGCTGAAGTCGATGTTATTTCCATGCTTGAGAGTTCCTCGATTAAGAAAGTTATTATGCATTGTTTTGGCGGCCGTTTATCTTTGACAAAGCAGGCAAGAGATCATGGTTATTATTTTTCAATTCCAACAAATATTGTTAAATCTATGCATTTTCAAAGAATTGTTGAAGAATTGCCAATTGGGCAAATTTTAACAGAAACTGATTCTCCATATCTGGGGATAGTTAACGGCAAGGGTAATGAACCTGCCAATGTTGTTGAAGGAGTGAATAAAATTGCTGAAGTCAAAAGTTTAGATGCCGAAGAATGTAAAAAGATGATTTATCAAAATTATCAAAAAGTGTTTTAG
- a CDS encoding beta-CASP ribonuclease aCPSF1 — protein MADILKEIKKILPNDKVSDICFEAANIVVYTKDKEYFFDNKGTIKQVVDEFKKRVELRPDPSITLDPEKSKKIIEKLISEEAGISEIIFDPQRSRVIIHTEKPGLAIGKQGSILTDIRKKTLWVPLIKRTPAIKSQLISDIRNVLYQNSEERRKFLDRVGHRIYDGWIREKKNEWVRLTYLGSGREVGRSCIMLQTPESRILLDCGLSPGIDADTYPFLEIPEFNVNEIDAIIITHSHFDHTGLIPILIRYGYKGPIYCTAPTRDVMSLILLDSVKIAVNEGKTPLYNSDEVKEMVKQTICLDYEEVTDITPDVRLTLYNSGHILGSAMAHLHIGNGLHNLVYTGDIKVYRTKLLEGANTKFPRLETMIIESTYGGKDDFSPNRNDVDDRLKDIIKTTIARGGKLLMPVLASGKGQEIMIIIEEMMRNKEIPEIPVWIDGMVWDITAIHTAYPEYLNSIIRKQIFHKDNNPFLSHIFKKVGSQKERKQLIEDKGPCIILATSGMLTGGPSVQYLKELANDPRHSLVFSCYQPENTLGRRIKNGEKDFIFKENGKQEIVELKLEVHRSLEISGHADRKELMSFVGKVQPKPKKIIVDHGESSKCLDLASSIHKIYRIETVAPKNLETIRLK, from the coding sequence ATGGCAGACATTTTAAAAGAGATTAAAAAAATATTACCAAACGACAAAGTAAGTGATATTTGCTTTGAAGCAGCCAACATTGTTGTTTATACAAAGGATAAAGAATATTTTTTTGATAATAAAGGAACAATAAAACAAGTTGTTGATGAATTTAAAAAAAGGGTAGAATTAAGGCCAGACCCTTCAATTACTTTAGACCCTGAAAAATCAAAAAAAATAATTGAGAAACTAATTTCAGAAGAAGCCGGAATTTCAGAAATTATATTTGATCCGCAAAGATCCAGAGTTATAATACATACAGAAAAACCAGGTTTAGCAATAGGTAAACAAGGTTCCATTCTCACAGATATACGGAAAAAAACATTATGGGTGCCGCTAATTAAAAGAACCCCTGCAATCAAATCACAATTAATTAGCGATATAAGAAATGTGCTCTACCAAAATAGCGAAGAACGCCGAAAATTTTTAGACAGGGTAGGGCATAGAATATACGACGGATGGATAAGAGAAAAAAAGAACGAGTGGGTACGTTTAACATACCTTGGAAGCGGCAGAGAAGTTGGGAGGTCATGCATCATGCTTCAAACACCTGAATCTAGAATTTTACTTGATTGCGGCCTAAGTCCGGGAATTGATGCAGACACATACCCTTTCTTAGAAATACCTGAATTTAATGTAAACGAAATTGACGCGATTATTATTACGCACTCACATTTCGACCATACTGGTTTGATACCTATTTTAATTCGGTATGGATACAAAGGGCCAATTTATTGCACAGCGCCAACAAGAGATGTTATGTCTTTAATATTGCTGGATTCTGTAAAAATTGCAGTCAATGAAGGAAAAACCCCTTTATACAATTCTGACGAAGTGAAGGAAATGGTTAAACAAACCATTTGCCTGGATTATGAAGAAGTTACAGATATAACACCGGATGTCAGACTTACTTTATATAACTCAGGACATATTTTAGGTTCAGCAATGGCTCACTTGCATATTGGGAATGGCTTGCATAATTTAGTTTATACTGGAGACATTAAAGTTTATAGAACAAAATTATTAGAAGGGGCAAATACCAAATTCCCCCGGTTAGAAACAATGATAATTGAATCAACTTACGGCGGAAAAGACGATTTTTCACCGAATAGAAATGATGTTGATGACAGATTAAAAGATATCATTAAAACCACAATAGCTAGAGGCGGTAAACTATTAATGCCAGTTCTTGCATCAGGTAAAGGCCAGGAAATAATGATTATAATTGAAGAGATGATGCGTAACAAAGAGATTCCGGAAATCCCCGTATGGATTGATGGAATGGTTTGGGACATTACTGCAATTCATACCGCATACCCTGAATATTTGAACAGCATAATTAGAAAACAAATTTTCCATAAAGATAATAACCCGTTTTTATCTCATATTTTTAAAAAAGTTGGTTCTCAAAAAGAACGTAAACAATTAATTGAAGATAAGGGACCTTGCATAATACTCGCAACATCCGGCATGCTTACAGGGGGGCCTTCTGTACAATACCTAAAAGAACTTGCAAATGATCCAAGACATTCATTAGTTTTTTCATGTTATCAACCTGAAAACACATTAGGCAGACGTATTAAAAACGGAGAAAAAGATTTTATATTCAAAGAAAATGGAAAACAAGAAATTGTTGAACTAAAATTAGAAGTCCACCGTTCACTTGAAATAAGCGGCCACGCAGACAGAAAAGAATTGATGAGCTTTGTTGGAAAAGTACAACCAAAACCTAAAAAAATTATAGTTGACCATGGTGAAAGTTCAAAATGTTTAGACCTTGCTTCCAGCATCCATAAAATATATAGAATTGAAACAGTTGCGCCTAAAAATTTAGAAACGATTCGTCTTAAATAA
- a CDS encoding phosphodiester glycosidase family protein: MFNLTKKVISLSLGAYLTFSPISVIGEPSKKEWLIEQIMDSRQGVYQKIKYGGVEMHAFLRSPWKHKIKVASAVCPYLPDFNSEEDSEEDKVREFAPKGQKLEQIVSAYEIQSGENVLAAINGSFFNTETYHIVGREVVNGRRIQRKTEFKKDMIAISTVKTNWKPKPGYPDYKNRASLLIDSEGIPKIGYFNDISNADYFLTAGWMLVSEGVNVWERARINEQFDNYHLKSKYRSAIAITGHGNFLMLTTAKTTIDKLSDILMKLGVKSAMCLDSGSSVQMVLDKTYNKTGHIRKDNYLIHGTQRNIVNGIVVVE; the protein is encoded by the coding sequence ATGTTTAATTTAACAAAGAAGGTGATTTCGTTAAGTTTGGGAGCGTATTTAACGTTTTCTCCTATTTCAGTTATTGGTGAACCTTCTAAAAAGGAATGGCTAATTGAACAAATAATGGATTCTAGGCAGGGTGTTTATCAAAAGATTAAATATGGTGGTGTAGAAATGCACGCTTTTTTAAGAAGTCCATGGAAGCATAAAATAAAAGTTGCATCTGCGGTTTGTCCATATTTACCTGATTTTAATTCTGAAGAGGATTCTGAAGAGGATAAAGTAAGAGAGTTTGCGCCTAAAGGTCAAAAGCTTGAGCAAATTGTTTCGGCATACGAAATTCAAAGCGGTGAAAATGTATTAGCTGCTATTAACGGCAGTTTTTTTAATACTGAGACTTATCATATAGTTGGGAGAGAAGTAGTAAACGGCAGGAGGATTCAACGTAAAACTGAATTTAAAAAGGATATGATTGCAATATCTACCGTTAAAACAAATTGGAAGCCTAAACCAGGTTATCCGGATTATAAAAATAGAGCTTCTCTTTTGATTGATTCAGAAGGTATTCCTAAAATTGGTTACTTTAATGATATTTCCAATGCTGACTATTTTTTAACGGCAGGGTGGATGTTGGTTTCTGAAGGTGTAAATGTTTGGGAAAGGGCAAGGATAAATGAACAGTTTGATAATTATCATTTAAAATCTAAATATAGATCGGCAATTGCCATTACTGGGCATGGAAATTTTTTGATGTTAACAACTGCAAAAACTACAATTGATAAATTGTCAGATATTTTAATGAAACTTGGGGTTAAATCTGCGATGTGTCTTGATTCAGGTAGCTCTGTTCAGATGGTGCTTGATAAAACGTATAACAAAACGGGACATATTAGAAAGGATAATTATTTAATACATGGCACACAACGAAACATTGTTAATGGAATTGTGGTGGTGGAATGA
- the pth2 gene encoding peptidyl-tRNA hydrolase Pth2, with translation MENYKQAILIRDDLKLPKGKMAGQAAHAAVEAVLKSDKKNISAWRNEGQKKIVLKVKDEDQIYILKVRAEEAGLTTALITDAGKTVIAPGTVTCLAIGPDIEGKIDKIIGELKLM, from the coding sequence ATGGAAAATTATAAACAAGCAATTTTAATCCGTGACGACCTAAAACTTCCAAAAGGGAAAATGGCCGGCCAGGCAGCACATGCTGCAGTCGAAGCAGTTTTAAAATCAGATAAAAAGAATATTTCTGCATGGAGAAATGAAGGACAGAAAAAAATAGTTTTAAAAGTTAAAGATGAAGACCAAATTTATATTTTAAAGGTTCGGGCAGAAGAAGCCGGTTTAACAACCGCGCTTATCACTGATGCGGGAAAGACCGTAATTGCTCCAGGCACAGTAACCTGTCTTGCAATAGGGCCTGATATCGAAGGAAAAATAGATAAAATTATTGGCGAATTAAAATTAATGTAG
- a CDS encoding DUF1385 domain-containing protein, with amino-acid sequence MKPIIGGQAVIDGVMMKGPRHYAISIKKTNGNIKTKTESLNNRHFKPFKWPIIRGFVNLVDMLILGLKSLQWSANEQDNTNEEIGWKEYAFLLATSLGFAIGLFIIFPLFLTKLITNSKGLAFNVIEGLLRILIFVIYLLIIGLMKDIQILFQYHGAEHKAVNCYEAGEKLTLKNAEKFTTSHPRCGTSFILIVLILSIVLFSVITSELWLVKFLVRIFFIPLIAGISYEILHYSTKNKSNPILNMCITPGLYLQRLTTREPTKIQLEVALESLTSVLDKTLKSV; translated from the coding sequence ATGAAACCAATAATCGGCGGACAAGCAGTAATTGATGGAGTTATGATGAAAGGCCCAAGACATTATGCAATATCAATAAAAAAAACAAATGGTAATATAAAAACTAAAACTGAATCACTAAACAACCGCCACTTTAAACCCTTCAAATGGCCTATTATCAGAGGTTTCGTTAACTTAGTGGATATGTTAATATTAGGACTTAAAAGCCTGCAATGGAGCGCTAATGAACAAGATAATACAAATGAGGAAATAGGCTGGAAAGAATACGCTTTTTTACTTGCAACTTCATTGGGTTTTGCTATCGGGCTATTTATAATATTCCCATTATTTCTTACAAAATTAATTACAAACTCAAAAGGTTTAGCATTTAATGTAATTGAAGGATTATTAAGAATATTGATTTTCGTAATATATTTGTTAATAATAGGTTTAATGAAAGATATTCAAATACTATTTCAATATCACGGCGCAGAACATAAAGCAGTAAACTGTTATGAGGCAGGTGAAAAATTAACTCTCAAAAATGCAGAAAAATTTACTACGTCCCATCCTAGGTGCGGTACCTCATTCATATTAATTGTCTTAATACTCTCAATTGTGCTTTTTTCAGTAATCACAAGTGAATTATGGTTAGTCAAGTTTTTGGTAAGAATATTTTTTATTCCCTTAATTGCCGGTATATCATATGAAATACTTCATTATAGCACAAAAAATAAAAGTAACCCTATTCTTAACATGTGTATAACCCCTGGATTATATTTACAACGCCTTACAACTAGAGAACCTACCAAAATCCAATTAGAAGTTGCGTTAGAATCATTGACATCAGTACTTGACAAAACATTAAAAAGCGTCTAA
- a CDS encoding 30S ribosomal protein S8e, protein MVIVQARSKRKATGGRYKKQIILKRKYELGRSPSLIKLETSKKKVIRTKGGGSKIRLMSANILNIVGSDGKFKKTKIISVIENSANKNFVRRNIMTKGAIVETEAGKAKITNRPGQDGILNGVLI, encoded by the coding sequence ATGGTAATTGTGCAAGCAAGGTCTAAAAGAAAGGCAACAGGCGGAAGATATAAAAAACAAATTATTTTAAAACGAAAATATGAACTTGGTAGATCTCCATCTTTAATCAAACTAGAAACTTCAAAAAAGAAAGTTATTAGAACCAAAGGGGGAGGCTCCAAAATCAGATTGATGAGCGCAAATATTTTAAATATTGTTGGATCTGATGGTAAATTTAAAAAAACAAAGATTATATCCGTTATTGAAAACTCCGCTAATAAAAACTTTGTAAGGAGAAATATTATGACAAAAGGCGCAATTGTTGAAACAGAAGCTGGAAAGGCAAAAATAACAAACAGACCCGGACAAGATGGAATTTTAAATGGTGTACTAATTTAA
- a CDS encoding rubredoxin has translation MVKFKCSKCNFEMEPYKKERDKPFVRCPYCGTEGTMSVKKHILEELDAF, from the coding sequence GTGCAGTAAGTGCAATTTTGAAATGGAACCTTATAAAAAAGAGAGAGATAAGCCTTTTGTTAGATGTCCTTATTGCGGAACTGAAGGAACTATGTCTGTGAAAAAACATATACTTGAAGAGTTAGACGCTTTTTAA
- a CDS encoding PRC-barrel domain-containing protein: protein MLKTKKLSQTQNMPVYTDEGDYFGEVEESIIANNKLFGWKIRATKNSFLNKVLGSAKGVIVPHQYVRSIGDILIVNKMAVPNYNSEEE, encoded by the coding sequence ATGTTAAAAACTAAAAAACTAAGTCAAACTCAAAATATGCCTGTTTATACTGATGAAGGGGATTATTTTGGTGAAGTTGAAGAATCGATTATTGCTAATAATAAATTATTTGGTTGGAAAATTAGGGCTACTAAAAATTCTTTCTTAAACAAAGTTTTAGGCAGTGCTAAAGGGGTAATTGTTCCTCATCAATATGTACGTTCAATTGGCGATATTTTAATTGTAAATAAAATGGCTGTGCCTAATTATAATTCTGAAGAAGAGTAA
- a CDS encoding DUF655 domain-containing protein, whose protein sequence is MLCKYYIFKMERKIAKEEKAIVLDFLPHGYPFDDRPSYKKTAIVQALGKDFFLLLELVPKKGIFLQPYQEVYIGEGKRDEIHHISGKLTLDKLTQTAQTELEFIVKDIVKKNEQKFVNFFNTAQPLTMRMHQLELLPGLGKKHMWEIIEERKDKPFESFADIKARVKLMPDPEKIVIKRIILELAGLEKHFLFVEQ, encoded by the coding sequence ATGCTTTGTAAATATTATATATTTAAAATGGAACGCAAAATAGCTAAAGAGGAAAAAGCAATTGTATTGGATTTTTTACCCCATGGTTATCCTTTTGATGACCGGCCTAGTTATAAAAAGACTGCAATTGTTCAAGCTTTGGGAAAAGATTTTTTTTTATTGCTCGAACTAGTTCCAAAAAAAGGCATTTTTTTACAACCTTATCAAGAAGTCTATATTGGAGAAGGCAAGAGAGATGAAATACACCACATATCCGGTAAATTAACTCTTGACAAACTTACACAAACTGCCCAAACAGAATTAGAATTTATTGTTAAAGATATAGTTAAAAAAAATGAACAAAAATTTGTTAATTTCTTTAATACTGCACAACCATTAACTATGAGAATGCACCAGCTAGAATTATTACCCGGTTTAGGAAAAAAACATATGTGGGAAATTATTGAAGAACGCAAGGATAAGCCTTTTGAATCTTTTGCAGACATAAAAGCTCGCGTTAAGCTTATGCCTGACCCTGAAAAAATAGTGATAAAAAGAATTATATTAGAATTGGCCGGTTTAGAAAAACACTTCTTGTTTGTAGAACAATAG
- a CDS encoding adenylyltransferase/cytidyltransferase family protein, which yields MKTIAVSGGFDPVHIGHLRMFQNARALGDKLVVILNNYNWLKTKKGYVFMPESERAEILRGFSCVDDVFITNHEPNCSDMSVCSALRELRPDIFANGSDRKSDNVPEYSLCEELGIEMVFSVGGEKVQSSSEMVKQSKLNLH from the coding sequence ATGAAAACAATTGCAGTATCTGGTGGGTTTGATCCCGTGCATATTGGACATTTAAGAATGTTTCAGAATGCACGAGCATTAGGAGATAAATTAGTTGTAATTTTAAATAATTATAACTGGTTAAAGACAAAAAAAGGATATGTGTTTATGCCGGAATCTGAACGAGCAGAAATATTACGAGGATTTAGTTGTGTTGATGATGTTTTTATTACAAATCATGAGCCTAATTGTAGCGATATGTCTGTGTGTTCTGCTTTACGTGAGTTAAGACCAGATATTTTTGCTAATGGCAGTGACCGAAAATCCGATAATGTTCCTGAATATTCTCTTTGCGAAGAACTGGGTATTGAGATGGTATTTAGCGTCGGTGGCGAGAAAGTGCAGAGCAGCAGTGAGATGGTAAAACAATCAAAACTTAATCTACATTAA
- a CDS encoding proteasome subunit beta, which translates to MNENVLKTGTTTVGIKCREGIVLAADTRATAGTMIVDKKAEKVHKIMNNIALTIAGSVSDVQLIIKILKAELTLKDIKTYRPSTVKEAANLLASMTYQNIRKMSMLPGIAHFILGGFDDNEKRHFHLYDIFPDGSLTEIQDYISSGSGSVFAYGVLESDYTAKISVDEAVELAKKSVNTALKRDSASGNGIDVITITKDGIRRLPELRVNEEAI; encoded by the coding sequence ATGAATGAAAATGTACTAAAAACAGGTACTACAACGGTAGGAATTAAATGCAGAGAAGGGATTGTGCTGGCTGCGGATACAAGAGCGACAGCAGGCACTATGATCGTTGATAAAAAAGCTGAAAAAGTTCATAAAATAATGAATAATATCGCTTTAACAATTGCAGGTTCAGTTTCAGATGTTCAACTTATCATTAAAATATTAAAAGCAGAATTAACACTAAAAGATATAAAAACATATAGACCAAGTACAGTAAAAGAAGCCGCAAATTTATTGGCTAGCATGACATACCAAAACATTAGGAAAATGTCTATGTTGCCCGGTATTGCGCACTTTATACTCGGTGGTTTTGATGATAACGAAAAAAGGCATTTCCATTTATATGATATTTTCCCGGATGGTTCATTAACTGAGATTCAGGATTATATTAGTTCAGGCTCAGGCAGTGTTTTTGCATATGGTGTATTGGAATCGGATTATACCGCCAAAATCTCTGTCGATGAAGCAGTAGAACTCGCAAAAAAATCAGTTAATACCGCACTAAAAAGAGACAGCGCATCTGGAAACGGAATAGACGTGATTACAATAACCAAAGATGGAATACGAAGATTGCCTGAATTAAGAGTTAATGAAGAAGCAATTTAA
- a CDS encoding 50S ribosomal protein L21e, translated as MAKRIGGSRRKSRGKLKKNIRNRGKLSLRRFFQELAIGEKVVLNTESSLTDGMYHLRHHGKIGTVKSKIGECYHIQIKDINKIKTLIVHPVHLKKL; from the coding sequence ATGGCAAAAAGAATAGGCGGTTCAAGGAGAAAGTCCAGAGGAAAATTAAAAAAGAATATTCGAAATAGGGGAAAACTTAGTTTACGAAGATTTTTTCAAGAACTTGCAATTGGTGAAAAAGTTGTGCTTAATACAGAATCAAGTTTAACTGATGGCATGTATCATTTAAGGCATCATGGTAAAATTGGCACAGTCAAAAGTAAAATCGGCGAATGTTACCACATTCAAATAAAAGATATTAATAAAATAAAAACTCTAATTGTTCATCCAGTTCATTTAAAAAAATTATAG
- a CDS encoding 50S ribosomal protein L37e — protein sequence MTKGTASRGKHSKGKSHIRCRRCGKHSYHVKRTVCSSCGYGKSSKLKHYNWKKPGK from the coding sequence ATGACTAAAGGGACAGCATCAAGAGGAAAACATAGTAAAGGCAAAAGCCATATAAGATGTAGAAGGTGTGGTAAACATAGTTATCATGTTAAAAGAACAGTTTGTAGTTCATGCGGTTATGGTAAATCTTCTAAATTAAAACATTACAACTGGAAAAAACCCGGTAAATGA
- a CDS encoding RsmB/NOP family class I SAM-dependent RNA methyltransferase, which yields MLPGWKSIEFKPKFEERYKALLGEDYDIFRKYSLAWLRKCIRVNTLKISVKELVNRLEKDWTLEPVPWCKEGFWIKGERTDIGNLIEHSLGYIYVQEAASMIPPVVLCPQPGEVVLDMCAAPGSKASQIAQYMENKGVLIANDVSGKRLAPLGINLQRCGVSNTIITLMQGWRFKGFEFDKILVDAPCSGTGTIRKSLRTIRDWNPNSVFAVAGQQRRLIEIAFENLKKGGVLVYSTCTLEPDENEAVISWLLDKYSNAKLEDIEMEIKRGPAVFAFEGKMFNPEVKKCLRIYPQDNDTEGFFVAKIRKI from the coding sequence ATGTTACCCGGTTGGAAAAGTATTGAATTTAAGCCTAAATTTGAAGAACGTTATAAAGCTTTACTTGGTGAAGATTATGATATATTTAGAAAGTATTCATTAGCCTGGCTTCGTAAATGCATTAGGGTTAATACTTTAAAAATTTCAGTTAAAGAGTTAGTAAACAGATTAGAAAAAGATTGGACACTTGAACCGGTACCCTGGTGCAAAGAAGGTTTTTGGATTAAAGGGGAAAGAACTGACATAGGCAATTTGATTGAACATTCTTTAGGTTATATATATGTGCAGGAAGCTGCTTCAATGATTCCGCCAGTTGTTCTTTGCCCGCAACCGGGAGAGGTAGTTTTAGATATGTGCGCCGCCCCCGGTAGCAAAGCTTCACAGATTGCGCAATATATGGAAAATAAAGGAGTATTAATTGCTAATGACGTATCTGGTAAAAGGTTAGCCCCATTAGGGATTAATCTGCAAAGATGCGGTGTTTCAAATACAATAATCACTTTGATGCAGGGCTGGAGATTCAAAGGATTTGAGTTTGATAAAATTTTGGTGGATGCGCCCTGTTCAGGCACGGGAACTATAAGAAAATCTTTGCGCACTATTCGTGATTGGAATCCTAATTCAGTCTTTGCTGTTGCTGGACAACAGAGAAGACTTATTGAAATTGCTTTTGAAAACCTTAAAAAAGGGGGCGTATTGGTTTATTCTACCTGCACATTAGAGCCTGATGAAAATGAAGCTGTGATATCATGGTTGCTTGATAAATATTCAAACGCGAAGTTAGAAGATATTGAAATGGAGATTAAACGAGGCCCTGCTGTTTTTGCATTTGAAGGAAAAATGTTTAATCCCGAAGTTAAGAAATGTTTGAGGATATATCCTCAAGATAATGATACCGAAGGATTTTTTGTTGCTAAGATACGAAAAATTTAA